One Chloroflexota bacterium DNA window includes the following coding sequences:
- a CDS encoding FAD-dependent oxidoreductase: IWTYAPSGEGGARRKTNPLVVVGAGPAGTTAAIEPARAGVPVTLIDENPIGKSMMDLDVPLFFGKRTTSSLANRNAMLERVTAASPALSELESAGVEVQLGTCVWGVFCNTETSRRLDGPQLGLADDKQSWVIKYDRLIVAAGARDLNFSFAGSDLAGAMGANGAHALLSRYQALTARRMVIMGSGNVGLHTARMALANDIEVVAIVDVSSSVRGDESLARDLQQDGVDLYTSHTLKEAVGGEDGIESVVLVAVDEHNEPVSGSEKTIAADTVCQAIGLVPNIELLSLLDCDVTFKSELGGYVPNHDECMRTSVENVFVAGDVAGFHDGMILDDNVARNQGRLAGIAAAESLGAIDSAQARARRAEIQAEAVAASPAAVHSVWHQWLQSLVNVGGLDVLVCECEEVTRAELIDLDPPRYLDWRSEQMNSRSLQTQLQDGPVDPDQVRRLTRVGMGQCQGRRCREQAALLLAAESGTNISDVPYMSYRPPVRPLPLNVMWPHDETEEMRENWVKWFIPVSRVLG, from the coding sequence ATCTGGACCTACGCCCCCAGTGGGGAAGGGGGGGCAAGAAGGAAAACAAACCCGCTGGTAGTTGTGGGGGCGGGTCCGGCCGGCACGACTGCTGCCATTGAACCCGCCCGTGCCGGCGTGCCGGTCACACTCATTGACGAGAATCCCATCGGCAAGTCCATGATGGACTTAGACGTACCACTTTTCTTCGGCAAGCGGACCACATCCTCACTCGCGAATAGAAATGCAATGTTGGAGAGGGTGACCGCGGCAAGCCCTGCGCTCAGTGAGTTGGAGTCAGCCGGTGTCGAGGTTCAGCTTGGCACGTGCGTCTGGGGCGTTTTCTGCAATACGGAAACCAGCCGGAGACTCGATGGTCCGCAACTCGGCTTGGCCGACGACAAGCAATCGTGGGTCATAAAGTACGACCGGCTCATCGTGGCGGCCGGCGCCCGGGACTTGAACTTCTCGTTTGCCGGTTCAGACCTGGCGGGAGCGATGGGAGCCAACGGCGCTCACGCGCTGCTAAGTCGCTACCAGGCATTGACGGCGCGGCGTATGGTGATCATGGGCTCTGGCAACGTGGGACTCCACACTGCCAGAATGGCACTCGCAAATGACATTGAGGTAGTCGCCATTGTTGACGTGTCCTCATCCGTGCGTGGCGACGAGTCCCTCGCAAGAGATCTGCAGCAAGACGGCGTTGACCTTTACACCTCACATACCTTAAAGGAAGCCGTCGGCGGCGAAGACGGTATCGAGTCCGTCGTGCTCGTGGCAGTAGACGAACACAACGAGCCGGTCAGCGGTTCAGAGAAGACGATCGCCGCCGATACGGTGTGCCAAGCGATCGGGCTCGTGCCCAATATAGAGCTCCTCAGTCTTCTGGACTGCGACGTAACCTTCAAGTCTGAGCTTGGTGGATACGTGCCGAACCATGATGAGTGTATGCGAACCAGCGTCGAAAATGTGTTTGTCGCGGGTGACGTTGCAGGATTCCACGATGGCATGATCCTGGACGACAATGTCGCCCGCAATCAAGGTCGCCTCGCCGGCATCGCCGCTGCCGAGTCGCTCGGCGCTATCGATAGCGCGCAGGCGCGCGCCCGGCGCGCCGAGATTCAGGCTGAGGCAGTCGCTGCCAGCCCGGCCGCCGTTCATTCAGTTTGGCATCAATGGCTGCAGTCACTTGTCAATGTAGGCGGGCTGGATGTGCTTGTCTGCGAGTGCGAGGAAGTTACCCGCGCGGAACTCATAGACTTGGACCCGCCCCGTTACTTAGATTGGCGGTCGGAGCAGATGAACAGTCGGAGCCTGCAAACCCAATTGCAGGATGGTCCGGTCGATCCAGACCAAGTCAGGCGCCTCACGCGGGTGGGCATGGGCCAATGTCAGGGCAGGCGCTGCCGCGAGCAGGCTGCGCTGCTGCTGGCTGCGGAGTCGGGTACCAATATTTCAGATGTACCTTATATGTCTTACCGGCCACCCGTGCGACCGCT